Proteins co-encoded in one Salvia splendens isolate huo1 chromosome 4, SspV2, whole genome shotgun sequence genomic window:
- the LOC121798315 gene encoding polypyrimidine tract-binding protein homolog 2-like isoform X1, giving the protein MASVSSQPQFRYTQTPSKVLHLRNLPWECTEEELVELGKPFGKVVNTKCNVGANRNQAFIEFAELNQAIAMISYCASSSEPPQVRGKTVYLQYSNRQEIVNNKTTADVAGNVLLVTIEGDDARLVSIDVLHLVFSAFGFVYKITTFEKTAGFQALVQFSDSETASAAKDALDGRSIPRYLIPELGPCSLRITYSAHTDLSVKFQSHRSRDYTNPMLPVASSAIDASGQFSLGVDGKKMEPESNVLLASIENMQYAVTLDVLQTVFSSFGPVLKIATFDKNGGLQALIQYPDVQTAVVAKEALEGHCIYDGGYCKLHISYSRHTDLSIKVNNDRSRDYTIPNTPVLNSQPPTLGQQPYSGGPGFPTYNGTQYAPGPDTHAAPPPHSTGWNPAMPQQMHNYHYGAPPSMGPGAVPSHLQNGQPHSAPMHPYRH; this is encoded by the exons ATGGCATCAGTTTCCAGCCAGCCACAGTTCCGGTACACCCAAACTCCATCCAAGGTTCTCCATTTAAGGAATTTACCATGGGAATGTACTGAAGAGGAATTGGTCGAGCTGGGGAAGCCATTTGGGAAGGTTGTCAACACAAAGTGTAATGTTGGAGCAAATAGGAACCAGGCTTTTATTGAGTTT GCAGAACTAAATCAAGCTATTGCTATGATATCATATTGTGCATCATCGTCTGAGCCGCCTCAGGTACGAGGGAAAACCGTCTACCTACAATATTCAAACAGGCAAGAAATAGTGAACAACAAAACTACTGCAGATGTTGCTGGAAATGTACTCTTGGTAACAATTGAGGGAGATGATGCACGTCTTGTTAGTATTGATGTCCTACACTTG GTATTTTCAGCCTTTGGGTTTGTTTATAAAATTACTACCTTTGAGAAGACTGCTGGGTTCCAG GCTCTGGTGCAATTTTCAGATTCAGAGACTGCCTCTGCTGCCAAAGATGCTCTTGATGGGAGAAGCATTCCAAG GTATTTGATTCCAGAGCTCGGACCATGTTCTCTTAGGATAACATATTCTGCGCATACAGACTTGAGTGTAAAATTCCAGAGCCACCGTAGTAG GGACTATACCAATCCTATGCTCCCGGTTGCTTCATCAGCTATAGATGCAAGTGGACAG TTTAGTCTAGGAGTTGATGGGAAAAAAATGGAGCCTGAGAGCAATGTTCTACTTGCTTCCATTGAAAACATGCAATATGCAGTTACCTTGGATGTTTTACAAACG GTCTTTTCATCGTTTGGACCTGTCCTAAAAATTGCCACGTTTGATAAAAATGGCGGTCTTCAAGCATTGATCCAGTATCCAG ATGTCCAGACTGCTGTTGTTGCAAAGGAGGCTTTAGAAGGACATTGCATATATGATGGAGGATACTGTAAGCTTCATATCTCATATTCTCGCCACACTGATCTGAGTATAAAG GTTAATAATGATAGAAGCAGAGACTACACCATCCCAAATACTCCAGTTCTAAATTCTCAACCCCCAACTTTAGGACAACAACCATATTCTGGAGGCCCAGGCTTTCCTACTTACAATGGTACGCAATATGCTCCTGGTCCTGATACTCATGCAGCGCCGCCGCCTCATTCAACAGGCTGGAACCCAGCGATGCCTCAGCAAATGCATAATTACCATTATGGAGCCCCCCCGTCAATGGGTCCTGGGGCAGTACCATCTCACTTGCAAAATGGGCAACCACACTCGGCTCCGATGCACCCTTATCGTCATTAA
- the LOC121798315 gene encoding polypyrimidine tract-binding protein homolog 2-like isoform X4 — protein MMHVLLVLMSYTWNMPRKYLRWQLIALGERVHVFSAFGFVYKITTFEKTAGFQALVQFSDSETASAAKDALDGRSIPRYLIPELGPCSLRITYSAHTDLSVKFQSHRSRDYTNPMLPVASSAIDASGQFSLGVDGKKMEPESNVLLASIENMQYAVTLDVLQTVFSSFGPVLKIATFDKNGGLQALIQYPDVQTAVVAKEALEGHCIYDGGYCKLHISYSRHTDLSIKVNNDRSRDYTIPNTPVLNSQPPTLGQQPYSGGPGFPTYNGTQYAPGPDTHAAPPPHSTGWNPAMPQQMHNYHYGAPPSMGPGAVPSHLQNGQPHSAPMHPYRH, from the exons ATGATGCACGTCTTGTTAGTATTGATGTCCTACACTTG GAACATGCCAAGGAAATATCTTCGATGGCAGCTTATTGCATTGGGAGAAAGAGTACAT GTATTTTCAGCCTTTGGGTTTGTTTATAAAATTACTACCTTTGAGAAGACTGCTGGGTTCCAG GCTCTGGTGCAATTTTCAGATTCAGAGACTGCCTCTGCTGCCAAAGATGCTCTTGATGGGAGAAGCATTCCAAG GTATTTGATTCCAGAGCTCGGACCATGTTCTCTTAGGATAACATATTCTGCGCATACAGACTTGAGTGTAAAATTCCAGAGCCACCGTAGTAG GGACTATACCAATCCTATGCTCCCGGTTGCTTCATCAGCTATAGATGCAAGTGGACAG TTTAGTCTAGGAGTTGATGGGAAAAAAATGGAGCCTGAGAGCAATGTTCTACTTGCTTCCATTGAAAACATGCAATATGCAGTTACCTTGGATGTTTTACAAACG GTCTTTTCATCGTTTGGACCTGTCCTAAAAATTGCCACGTTTGATAAAAATGGCGGTCTTCAAGCATTGATCCAGTATCCAG ATGTCCAGACTGCTGTTGTTGCAAAGGAGGCTTTAGAAGGACATTGCATATATGATGGAGGATACTGTAAGCTTCATATCTCATATTCTCGCCACACTGATCTGAGTATAAAG GTTAATAATGATAGAAGCAGAGACTACACCATCCCAAATACTCCAGTTCTAAATTCTCAACCCCCAACTTTAGGACAACAACCATATTCTGGAGGCCCAGGCTTTCCTACTTACAATGGTACGCAATATGCTCCTGGTCCTGATACTCATGCAGCGCCGCCGCCTCATTCAACAGGCTGGAACCCAGCGATGCCTCAGCAAATGCATAATTACCATTATGGAGCCCCCCCGTCAATGGGTCCTGGGGCAGTACCATCTCACTTGCAAAATGGGCAACCACACTCGGCTCCGATGCACCCTTATCGTCATTAA
- the LOC121798315 gene encoding polypyrimidine tract-binding protein homolog 2-like isoform X2 has translation MISYCASSSEPPQVRGKTVYLQYSNRQEIVNNKTTADVAGNVLLVTIEGDDARLVSIDVLHLVFSAFGFVYKITTFEKTAGFQALVQFSDSETASAAKDALDGRSIPRYLIPELGPCSLRITYSAHTDLSVKFQSHRSRDYTNPMLPVASSAIDASGQFSLGVDGKKMEPESNVLLASIENMQYAVTLDVLQTVFSSFGPVLKIATFDKNGGLQALIQYPDVQTAVVAKEALEGHCIYDGGYCKLHISYSRHTDLSIKVNNDRSRDYTIPNTPVLNSQPPTLGQQPYSGGPGFPTYNGTQYAPGPDTHAAPPPHSTGWNPAMPQQMHNYHYGAPPSMGPGAVPSHLQNGQPHSAPMHPYRH, from the exons ATGATATCATATTGTGCATCATCGTCTGAGCCGCCTCAGGTACGAGGGAAAACCGTCTACCTACAATATTCAAACAGGCAAGAAATAGTGAACAACAAAACTACTGCAGATGTTGCTGGAAATGTACTCTTGGTAACAATTGAGGGAGATGATGCACGTCTTGTTAGTATTGATGTCCTACACTTG GTATTTTCAGCCTTTGGGTTTGTTTATAAAATTACTACCTTTGAGAAGACTGCTGGGTTCCAG GCTCTGGTGCAATTTTCAGATTCAGAGACTGCCTCTGCTGCCAAAGATGCTCTTGATGGGAGAAGCATTCCAAG GTATTTGATTCCAGAGCTCGGACCATGTTCTCTTAGGATAACATATTCTGCGCATACAGACTTGAGTGTAAAATTCCAGAGCCACCGTAGTAG GGACTATACCAATCCTATGCTCCCGGTTGCTTCATCAGCTATAGATGCAAGTGGACAG TTTAGTCTAGGAGTTGATGGGAAAAAAATGGAGCCTGAGAGCAATGTTCTACTTGCTTCCATTGAAAACATGCAATATGCAGTTACCTTGGATGTTTTACAAACG GTCTTTTCATCGTTTGGACCTGTCCTAAAAATTGCCACGTTTGATAAAAATGGCGGTCTTCAAGCATTGATCCAGTATCCAG ATGTCCAGACTGCTGTTGTTGCAAAGGAGGCTTTAGAAGGACATTGCATATATGATGGAGGATACTGTAAGCTTCATATCTCATATTCTCGCCACACTGATCTGAGTATAAAG GTTAATAATGATAGAAGCAGAGACTACACCATCCCAAATACTCCAGTTCTAAATTCTCAACCCCCAACTTTAGGACAACAACCATATTCTGGAGGCCCAGGCTTTCCTACTTACAATGGTACGCAATATGCTCCTGGTCCTGATACTCATGCAGCGCCGCCGCCTCATTCAACAGGCTGGAACCCAGCGATGCCTCAGCAAATGCATAATTACCATTATGGAGCCCCCCCGTCAATGGGTCCTGGGGCAGTACCATCTCACTTGCAAAATGGGCAACCACACTCGGCTCCGATGCACCCTTATCGTCATTAA
- the LOC121798315 gene encoding polypyrimidine tract-binding protein homolog 2-like isoform X3 produces MMHVLLVLMSYTCRNMPRKYLRWQLIALGERVHVFSAFGFVYKITTFEKTAGFQALVQFSDSETASAAKDALDGRSIPRYLIPELGPCSLRITYSAHTDLSVKFQSHRSRDYTNPMLPVASSAIDASGQFSLGVDGKKMEPESNVLLASIENMQYAVTLDVLQTVFSSFGPVLKIATFDKNGGLQALIQYPDVQTAVVAKEALEGHCIYDGGYCKLHISYSRHTDLSIKVNNDRSRDYTIPNTPVLNSQPPTLGQQPYSGGPGFPTYNGTQYAPGPDTHAAPPPHSTGWNPAMPQQMHNYHYGAPPSMGPGAVPSHLQNGQPHSAPMHPYRH; encoded by the exons ATGATGCACGTCTTGTTAGTATTGATGTCCTACACTTG CAGGAACATGCCAAGGAAATATCTTCGATGGCAGCTTATTGCATTGGGAGAAAGAGTACAT GTATTTTCAGCCTTTGGGTTTGTTTATAAAATTACTACCTTTGAGAAGACTGCTGGGTTCCAG GCTCTGGTGCAATTTTCAGATTCAGAGACTGCCTCTGCTGCCAAAGATGCTCTTGATGGGAGAAGCATTCCAAG GTATTTGATTCCAGAGCTCGGACCATGTTCTCTTAGGATAACATATTCTGCGCATACAGACTTGAGTGTAAAATTCCAGAGCCACCGTAGTAG GGACTATACCAATCCTATGCTCCCGGTTGCTTCATCAGCTATAGATGCAAGTGGACAG TTTAGTCTAGGAGTTGATGGGAAAAAAATGGAGCCTGAGAGCAATGTTCTACTTGCTTCCATTGAAAACATGCAATATGCAGTTACCTTGGATGTTTTACAAACG GTCTTTTCATCGTTTGGACCTGTCCTAAAAATTGCCACGTTTGATAAAAATGGCGGTCTTCAAGCATTGATCCAGTATCCAG ATGTCCAGACTGCTGTTGTTGCAAAGGAGGCTTTAGAAGGACATTGCATATATGATGGAGGATACTGTAAGCTTCATATCTCATATTCTCGCCACACTGATCTGAGTATAAAG GTTAATAATGATAGAAGCAGAGACTACACCATCCCAAATACTCCAGTTCTAAATTCTCAACCCCCAACTTTAGGACAACAACCATATTCTGGAGGCCCAGGCTTTCCTACTTACAATGGTACGCAATATGCTCCTGGTCCTGATACTCATGCAGCGCCGCCGCCTCATTCAACAGGCTGGAACCCAGCGATGCCTCAGCAAATGCATAATTACCATTATGGAGCCCCCCCGTCAATGGGTCCTGGGGCAGTACCATCTCACTTGCAAAATGGGCAACCACACTCGGCTCCGATGCACCCTTATCGTCATTAA